A stretch of Bradyrhizobium diazoefficiens DNA encodes these proteins:
- the murA gene encoding UDP-N-acetylglucosamine 1-carboxyvinyltransferase, translating to MAPIQYIVEGGHRLSGSIEPAGNKNSALPIIAAALLTEHPVTLENVPRIRDTETLVELIRSVGAAAEWTARNTLHIHAKSIRAADLDPELCVRIRASILLAGPLLARCGEVMLPPPGGDVIGRRRLDTHMLALEQLGAKVTATDRLEFRAAKLAGADVFLDEPSVTATENALVAAVAAEGTTFLRNAASEPHVQDLANFLVALGAKIEGIGTNTMIVHGPAMLGEATYRIQPDHIEVGSLIGLAAVTRSPLRIVRAGVEHLRSIRMGFERLGIVCRVEGDDLIVPSNQTLKIQDDFGGHVPKLEDQPWPAFPADLMSIAIVTATQCEGVILMFEKMFESRMFFVDKLIGMGARIVLCDPHRAIIAGPSRLRGASMISPDIRAGMAMLLAAVCAEGTSTINNADQIERGYERIDERLNALGAKIRRVPERKG from the coding sequence GTGGCCCCCATTCAGTATATCGTCGAGGGCGGTCACCGGCTCTCGGGCTCGATCGAGCCGGCCGGCAACAAGAATTCGGCGCTGCCGATCATCGCGGCCGCGCTGCTCACCGAGCATCCAGTGACATTGGAGAATGTGCCGCGGATCCGCGACACCGAGACACTGGTCGAACTGATCCGCTCGGTCGGCGCCGCGGCCGAATGGACCGCCCGCAACACGCTTCACATCCACGCCAAGAGCATCCGCGCCGCCGATCTGGACCCTGAGCTCTGCGTCCGCATCCGTGCCTCGATCCTGCTCGCCGGCCCCCTGCTCGCCCGCTGCGGCGAGGTGATGCTGCCGCCGCCTGGCGGCGACGTCATCGGCCGGCGCCGCCTCGACACGCATATGCTGGCGCTGGAGCAGTTAGGGGCCAAGGTCACTGCGACCGACCGGCTCGAATTCCGCGCAGCAAAGCTCGCCGGCGCCGACGTGTTCCTGGACGAGCCGAGCGTCACCGCGACCGAGAACGCGCTGGTCGCGGCCGTCGCCGCCGAAGGCACGACGTTCTTGCGCAACGCGGCGTCCGAGCCGCATGTGCAGGACCTCGCCAACTTCCTGGTCGCGCTCGGCGCGAAGATCGAGGGCATCGGCACCAACACCATGATCGTGCATGGGCCGGCGATGCTGGGGGAAGCAACCTACAGGATTCAGCCCGACCATATCGAGGTCGGCTCGCTGATCGGGCTTGCCGCCGTGACGCGCTCGCCGCTGCGCATCGTCCGCGCCGGCGTCGAGCATCTGCGCTCGATCCGCATGGGGTTCGAGCGGCTCGGCATCGTCTGCCGCGTCGAGGGCGACGACCTCATCGTGCCGTCGAACCAGACGCTGAAGATCCAGGACGATTTCGGCGGCCACGTGCCGAAGCTGGAGGACCAGCCCTGGCCGGCCTTCCCGGCCGATCTGATGTCGATCGCGATCGTCACCGCCACGCAATGCGAAGGCGTGATCCTGATGTTCGAGAAGATGTTCGAATCGCGGATGTTCTTCGTCGACAAGCTGATCGGGATGGGCGCGCGCATCGTGCTGTGCGATCCGCATCGCGCCATCATCGCAGGCCCGAGCCGGCTCCGCGGCGCATCGATGATCTCGCCCGACATCCGCGCCGGCATGGCTATGCTGCTCGCCGCCGTCTGCGCCGAAGGCACCTCCACCATCAACAACGCCGACCAGATCGAGCGCGGCTATGAACGCATCGACGAAAGGCTGAACGCGCTCGGCGCGAAGATCCGGCGCGTGCCGGAACGGAAGGGCTGA
- a CDS encoding MATE family efflux transporter → MLDSVEPHSPPQHGVHANHLAQEFVETLRLAVPMMLTQLGQMAMMTTDLALIGRLGEDAVAAAALAHTVYFVSFTFGLGLVVAVSPLAAQAFGAGDVGRMRRTLHVGLWVALVISLPMMASPLYGEHILLTLGQAPHSAQLAQHYLNGLAWGIAPALGFVALRGLMSAMNRPQSPLWITLAAIPANAALVYALIHGLFGLPELGLLGAGLATTLVNLGTFVAALAIVAWRKPFAGYRPLAYLWRIDWPLLRELVGLGAPISFAMLMEYGLFSSAALLMGLISTTALAAHQIALQVTAVLFMVPLGIGMAATVRVGHAFGRNEPAGIRRAGLVAAVLGVAFVSGLTIAIILGRYELGRLFFGSTEANASTVELTATLLLVGATFFIADALQTIMGGALRGINDTRMTLVFAAIGYWCVGFPIAWALAFHAHLGAVGVWIGLSIGSFVYAGLLILRFRMLTRRLAG, encoded by the coding sequence ATGCTCGACAGCGTCGAACCTCATTCGCCACCGCAACACGGCGTGCACGCCAACCATCTCGCGCAAGAGTTCGTCGAGACGTTGCGGCTGGCCGTGCCGATGATGCTGACGCAGCTCGGGCAGATGGCGATGATGACGACCGATCTCGCCCTGATCGGCCGGCTCGGCGAGGATGCGGTCGCGGCTGCGGCACTTGCGCACACCGTTTACTTCGTCAGCTTCACCTTCGGGCTCGGGCTGGTCGTCGCGGTATCGCCGCTGGCCGCGCAGGCGTTCGGCGCCGGCGATGTCGGGCGGATGCGACGGACCTTGCACGTCGGCCTGTGGGTCGCGCTCGTGATTTCGCTGCCGATGATGGCCTCGCCGCTCTATGGCGAGCATATTTTGCTGACGCTCGGGCAGGCGCCGCATTCGGCGCAGCTGGCTCAGCACTATCTGAACGGGCTTGCCTGGGGCATTGCGCCGGCGCTCGGCTTCGTCGCGCTGCGCGGCCTGATGAGCGCGATGAACCGGCCGCAATCGCCGCTGTGGATCACGCTTGCCGCGATCCCCGCCAACGCCGCTTTGGTCTATGCGCTGATCCACGGCCTGTTCGGCCTGCCCGAGCTTGGACTGCTCGGCGCGGGGCTTGCGACCACGCTGGTCAATCTCGGCACCTTCGTCGCCGCGCTCGCAATCGTCGCATGGCGAAAGCCGTTTGCCGGCTATCGCCCGCTCGCTTATCTCTGGCGGATCGACTGGCCGCTGCTGCGTGAGCTCGTCGGGCTCGGCGCACCGATCTCGTTTGCGATGCTGATGGAATACGGCCTGTTCTCCTCGGCCGCGCTGTTGATGGGGCTGATCTCGACCACCGCGCTGGCCGCGCACCAGATCGCGCTCCAGGTGACGGCCGTCCTGTTCATGGTCCCGCTCGGCATCGGCATGGCCGCGACGGTGCGGGTCGGCCACGCTTTTGGCCGCAACGAGCCGGCCGGCATCCGGCGCGCGGGCCTCGTCGCAGCGGTGCTCGGGGTCGCGTTCGTCTCGGGCCTGACCATCGCCATCATTCTCGGCCGCTATGAGCTGGGCCGGCTGTTCTTCGGCAGCACCGAGGCCAACGCATCCACCGTCGAGCTGACCGCAACACTTCTCCTGGTCGGCGCGACCTTCTTCATCGCCGATGCGCTGCAGACCATCATGGGCGGCGCGCTGCGCGGCATCAATGACACAAGGATGACGCTGGTGTTCGCCGCCATCGGCTATTGGTGCGTCGGCTTTCCGATCGCCTGGGCGCTGGCCTTCCACGCCCATCTCGGCGCGGTCGGCGTCTGGATCGGGCTGTCGATCGGATCGTTCGTCTATGCCGGACTCTTGATCTTGCGCTTCCGCATGCTGACGCGCAGACTGGCGGGATGA
- a CDS encoding DUF2867 domain-containing protein — translation MTGPVREVTPDVDAGTVLSGAQFIDAFRVKVGTTQLSAREACTRMMLHGPRWIDALTRLRNILVKPFGLKTSGEGAPAPHGMIGLFPVLSETPERLIAGFDDYHLDFRVVVDVAGDAANRRVTLTTLVRTNNLLGRAYLTLIVPFHKLVARSMMGDIAEPAR, via the coding sequence ATGACAGGACCCGTTCGCGAAGTCACCCCCGATGTCGATGCCGGCACCGTGCTATCAGGTGCCCAGTTCATCGACGCGTTTCGTGTGAAGGTCGGCACGACGCAATTGAGTGCCCGCGAGGCCTGCACCCGAATGATGCTGCACGGGCCGCGCTGGATCGATGCGCTGACGCGCTTGCGCAACATCCTGGTGAAACCCTTCGGGCTGAAGACATCGGGCGAAGGTGCTCCGGCTCCGCACGGGATGATCGGCCTGTTTCCAGTGCTGAGCGAAACACCGGAACGGCTGATCGCCGGTTTTGACGACTACCATCTCGATTTCCGCGTCGTGGTCGACGTCGCCGGCGACGCGGCGAACCGGCGGGTGACATTGACGACGTTGGTGCGGACCAACAATCTGCTCGGGCGCGCCTATCTCACGCTGATCGTACCGTTCCACAAGCTCGTGGCCCGCAGCATGATGGGAGACATCGCGGAGCCGGCGCGATGA
- a CDS encoding VOC family protein — protein sequence MATRLPAKDLNRARAFYSEKLGLEPVEERAGGLRYVCAGGEFALFLSAGMQSGTHTQMGWEVEDIEATVRELRARGVKFEEYDLPGLKTVDGIADITGNYPSKGIGERGVWFRDSEGNLLGIGQPVRT from the coding sequence GTGGCAACCCGGCTTCCGGCCAAAGACCTGAACCGCGCGCGAGCGTTTTACTCCGAGAAACTCGGGCTCGAGCCGGTTGAAGAGCGTGCGGGCGGACTCCGCTATGTCTGCGCCGGCGGCGAGTTTGCGCTATTCCTCTCAGCCGGAATGCAATCCGGGACGCACACGCAGATGGGTTGGGAGGTCGAGGACATCGAGGCAACCGTGCGCGAGCTTCGCGCCCGGGGAGTCAAGTTCGAGGAGTACGATCTGCCCGGCTTGAAGACCGTCGACGGAATTGCGGACATTACCGGGAATTATCCCAGCAAAGGAATTGGTGAGCGAGGCGTCTGGTTCCGCGATAGCGAAGGCAACTTGCTGGGGATCGGGCAGCCGGTGCGGACTTGA
- a CDS encoding aromatic acid exporter family protein, whose translation MALARQLFDRVWSRKTQLGLAVRVTVAATAAYALATALHLLLPLWAVLTSIIVTQMSVGRSLKATRDYMLGTIGGAVYGGAIAILIPYSGELGLLGLLVLAVAPLAFVAAIYPNLSSATVTAVIVLVLPTMHHADPMASAIDRVSEVSVGAITGLLVSFLVLPSRAVRQIRASAAKLLELIAEAFTELLAGLTRGRDNDALHRIQDGIGTAMVGMNAIGAEAERERSARLSGGPDTGPLLRTILRLRHDVVMIGRATVVPLPVEVQVRLAAPLAEVSAAIVRFLKSAAEAIREGAGAPPIHPVHVALQHYAEAVAAVRQDGLIRGHASDTAERFFALGFSLEQMHQNLCDLDRVVGEWSEATADKSARVAE comes from the coding sequence ATGGCACTCGCAAGACAGCTGTTCGACCGGGTCTGGTCGCGAAAAACGCAATTGGGGCTTGCGGTTCGGGTCACGGTGGCGGCCACCGCGGCTTATGCACTTGCCACCGCTCTGCATTTGTTGCTGCCGCTCTGGGCCGTCCTCACCTCCATCATCGTGACCCAGATGAGCGTCGGACGCTCGCTGAAGGCGACGCGCGACTACATGCTCGGCACGATAGGCGGCGCGGTGTATGGTGGCGCTATCGCAATCCTGATCCCCTATTCCGGCGAACTGGGCCTTCTGGGCTTGCTGGTGCTGGCCGTCGCGCCGCTTGCCTTTGTCGCGGCAATCTATCCGAACCTGAGCTCTGCAACGGTGACGGCCGTGATCGTGCTCGTGCTTCCGACCATGCATCATGCCGATCCCATGGCCTCGGCGATCGACCGCGTCAGCGAGGTTTCGGTCGGCGCCATCACCGGACTGCTGGTCTCTTTCCTGGTGCTGCCCTCGCGCGCGGTGCGGCAGATCCGCGCCAGCGCGGCGAAGCTGCTCGAGCTGATTGCCGAGGCTTTTACGGAGCTGCTCGCGGGCCTCACGCGCGGTCGCGACAACGACGCGCTGCATCGGATTCAGGACGGCATCGGCACTGCCATGGTCGGGATGAATGCGATCGGCGCCGAGGCTGAGCGCGAGCGTTCGGCACGGCTGTCGGGTGGCCCCGACACCGGGCCGCTGCTGCGCACGATTCTGCGGCTGCGCCACGACGTCGTGATGATCGGCCGCGCCACCGTGGTGCCGCTGCCGGTCGAAGTGCAGGTCAGGCTTGCCGCGCCGCTGGCCGAAGTCAGCGCGGCGATCGTCCGCTTCCTGAAATCGGCGGCCGAAGCCATCCGTGAGGGCGCCGGCGCGCCACCGATCCATCCGGTGCACGTCGCGCTCCAGCATTACGCCGAGGCGGTCGCGGCCGTGCGTCAGGATGGGCTGATCCGCGGCCACGCGAGCGACACCGCGGAACGCTTCTTCGCGCTCGGCTTTTCGCTGGAGCAGATGCACCAGAATCTCTGCGATCTCGATCGCGTCGTCGGCGAATGGTCGGAGGCCACAGCCGACAAGTCTGCGCGCGTGGCGGAGTAA
- a CDS encoding MmgE/PrpD family protein, with protein MAHETATLAAYVANLKFADIPAEVLDRAKVLTLDFLGSAIRARSEAESTPSILKMLEALALDTKGCSTVFGDAKTWTPAVAALLNGAFGHSLDFDDTHADSSLHPSAPVVPAAFAVGEMVGASGRDVLTAIVAGYEVCCRLGNALDPTSHYARGFHPTATAGTYGAAAAAAKLFGLSETQIIAAFGVAGSQAAGSLQFLMNGAWNKRYQVGAAAMNGVIAATLARNDFVGATESVEGKHGLLAGYTDDAHPDKAVAGLGKTYETMKIGVKPYPSCRYTHAAIDALIAMRREHNLTPDQVKRVEIGLHRNGITLTGDAATKRHPTSIVGGQFSMFFTGALALDQGSFGWDDYNRLGDAAIDALADKFDVVQDDQLEVGRTHPFGARVSITTDDGVHERLYADPSGEPASFPDAQAMQQKFLTLARPVLNARADKFADAIMTLERFDRVAKATELGRQ; from the coding sequence ATGGCTCACGAAACCGCAACGCTGGCCGCCTACGTCGCCAACCTGAAATTCGCCGATATTCCAGCGGAGGTGCTGGATCGCGCCAAGGTGCTGACCTTGGATTTCCTCGGCAGCGCCATCCGCGCCCGCAGCGAAGCGGAATCCACCCCCTCGATCCTGAAGATGCTGGAAGCGCTGGCGCTCGACACCAAGGGCTGCTCCACCGTGTTCGGCGATGCCAAGACCTGGACGCCGGCGGTGGCGGCGCTGCTCAACGGCGCGTTCGGCCATTCCCTCGATTTCGACGATACGCATGCGGATTCCTCGCTGCATCCGAGCGCGCCGGTGGTTCCGGCTGCCTTCGCTGTCGGCGAGATGGTCGGCGCCTCCGGCCGCGACGTGCTGACGGCGATCGTCGCCGGCTATGAGGTCTGCTGCCGGCTCGGCAATGCGCTCGACCCGACCTCGCATTATGCGCGCGGCTTCCACCCGACCGCGACCGCCGGCACCTATGGTGCCGCGGCGGCGGCCGCCAAACTGTTCGGTCTGTCCGAAACACAGATCATCGCCGCCTTCGGCGTCGCCGGCAGCCAGGCGGCGGGCTCGCTGCAATTTTTGATGAACGGCGCCTGGAACAAGCGCTACCAGGTCGGTGCCGCCGCCATGAACGGCGTGATCGCCGCGACGCTCGCGCGCAACGATTTCGTCGGCGCAACAGAATCGGTCGAAGGCAAGCATGGGCTGCTCGCCGGCTACACCGACGATGCGCATCCCGATAAGGCCGTCGCCGGGCTCGGCAAGACCTATGAGACCATGAAGATCGGCGTGAAGCCGTATCCGAGCTGCCGCTACACCCACGCCGCGATCGACGCGCTGATCGCGATGCGGCGCGAGCACAATCTGACGCCCGACCAGGTCAAGCGCGTCGAGATCGGTCTGCATCGCAACGGCATTACGCTGACCGGCGATGCCGCCACCAAGCGGCATCCCACCTCGATCGTTGGCGGCCAGTTCTCGATGTTCTTCACCGGCGCGCTCGCGCTCGACCAGGGCTCATTCGGCTGGGACGATTACAACCGTCTCGGCGATGCCGCGATCGACGCGCTCGCCGACAAGTTCGACGTGGTCCAGGACGACCAGCTGGAGGTCGGCCGCACCCATCCGTTCGGCGCGCGCGTCAGCATCACCACCGACGATGGCGTGCACGAGCGGCTCTACGCCGATCCCTCCGGCGAACCGGCCTCGTTCCCGGATGCGCAGGCGATGCAGCAGAAATTCCTGACGCTGGCGCGGCCCGTGCTGAATGCACGGGCCGACAAGTTCGCAGATGCGATCATGACGCTGGAGCGGTTCGATCGCGTGGCGAAGGCGACGGAGCTGGGTCGGCAGTAG
- a CDS encoding serine hydrolase, whose amino-acid sequence MTRRRKILLLTTTIACAGLALGVARARDVPKVATGFIADTICAETFVSGLDPKRNLAETTDAMPGVGLLTWAMDFQVDRVHKDVTVTLFGIGRSHAVYREGLGCTLEHGRGIADVALPPDDKQVALLPEIAGPELVPPQSEGLSAALDRAFTEPAQPPYRRTRAIVVMKAGRIIAERYADGIGPETQLLGFSMTKSVMSALTGILVRQGKLKLDGPAPVAAWQNPDDPHHAITIDQLLRHTAGIALGSSLQASLGSALEPVNAMKFAEDDMATYAETVPLATAPGTVWNYHDGNTIILAHLIRNAAGGKPADALAFARRELFAPLGMRHVTLQLDGAGTIEGASNMLASARDWARFGQLYLDDGVAGGKRILPEGWVNYSATATPNAWVGIGAGFWTNQGDSFGAKFRVEHGWPRDAFFAKGTIGQYAIVIPSERLVIVRLGRSPNAPPQADGVFDLVRDVVATTREKGKLAGVN is encoded by the coding sequence GTGACCCGCCGCCGCAAGATCCTCCTCCTCACCACCACCATCGCCTGCGCCGGTCTCGCGCTCGGCGTCGCGCGAGCCCGCGATGTGCCGAAGGTTGCGACCGGATTCATCGCCGACACGATCTGCGCCGAGACGTTCGTCTCCGGCCTCGATCCCAAGCGGAACCTTGCCGAGACCACCGATGCGATGCCGGGCGTGGGTCTGCTGACCTGGGCGATGGATTTTCAGGTCGATCGCGTCCACAAGGATGTCACGGTGACGCTGTTCGGCATCGGCCGCAGCCATGCCGTCTATCGCGAGGGGCTCGGCTGTACCCTCGAGCACGGCCGGGGGATCGCCGACGTCGCGTTGCCGCCTGACGACAAGCAGGTCGCCTTGCTGCCCGAGATCGCCGGTCCGGAACTCGTGCCGCCGCAAAGCGAGGGACTATCCGCCGCGCTCGACCGTGCCTTCACCGAGCCCGCGCAGCCGCCCTATCGCCGCACCCGCGCGATCGTCGTCATGAAGGCCGGCCGCATCATCGCCGAGCGCTATGCCGATGGCATCGGGCCGGAGACGCAGCTGCTCGGCTTCTCCATGACGAAGTCGGTAATGTCGGCGCTGACAGGCATTCTCGTGCGCCAGGGCAAGCTCAAGCTTGATGGGCCGGCGCCGGTTGCCGCCTGGCAAAATCCTGATGATCCGCATCATGCCATCACCATCGATCAGTTGCTGCGTCACACCGCAGGCATTGCGCTTGGAAGCTCGTTGCAGGCCTCGCTCGGCTCCGCGCTCGAGCCGGTCAATGCCATGAAGTTTGCCGAGGACGACATGGCCACCTATGCCGAAACCGTGCCGCTCGCGACCGCGCCGGGCACGGTCTGGAATTATCACGACGGCAACACGATCATCCTCGCGCATCTGATCCGCAACGCCGCCGGCGGCAAGCCGGCCGATGCGCTCGCCTTCGCGCGCCGCGAATTGTTCGCGCCGCTCGGCATGCGCCACGTCACGCTCCAGCTCGACGGCGCCGGCACGATCGAGGGCGCCAGCAACATGCTCGCATCCGCGCGCGACTGGGCGCGCTTCGGCCAGCTCTATCTCGATGATGGTGTCGCCGGTGGCAAGCGCATCCTGCCCGAAGGCTGGGTCAATTATTCCGCGACCGCGACGCCGAATGCGTGGGTCGGCATCGGTGCCGGCTTCTGGACCAATCAGGGCGACAGTTTTGGCGCGAAGTTTCGCGTGGAGCACGGCTGGCCGCGCGACGCCTTCTTCGCCAAGGGCACGATCGGGCAGTACGCGATCGTGATTCCGTCGGAACGCCTCGTGATCGTGCGCCTCGGCCGCTCGCCAAACGCGCCGCCGCAAGCGGATGGCGTATTCGACCTCGTACGCGATGTCGTTGCGACAACGCGCGAGAAAGGGAAGCTGGCGGGGGTAAATTAG
- a CDS encoding helix-turn-helix domain-containing protein: MSLASIDLAFRSATVALLLMLAASLLRDFRHSVAGRLTIALALGTIAHAATSEIGSTAPVSIWHAPLIALSTGDAVVLWLFTRALLDDSFVPRWWHALIWAAVLAYSFVSCLWIAPAVHGRPAIIAVNLLALCFIVLAIVQTMTSWSADLVERRRNLRVFIVCAALLYGGVNVVLQISIWGRDDAGIANVANAVILAGLVAAICYAMMQVNAADLFPAPVEAAANLAAPAAIARDSGADQKLVDALMRLMADERIYRHDNISIGTLATKLGIPEYRLRRLINQRLGYRNFNVFLNNHRIEEAKAALADPSQAEVPVITIAMDAGFQSLGPFNRAFKATTGVTPTEYRRLKADAA, encoded by the coding sequence ATGTCGCTTGCTTCGATCGATCTCGCCTTTCGTTCCGCGACCGTAGCTTTGCTGCTGATGCTGGCGGCCTCGCTGTTGCGCGACTTCCGCCATAGCGTGGCGGGACGCCTCACCATTGCGCTGGCGCTGGGGACGATCGCGCACGCCGCCACCTCGGAGATCGGCTCGACCGCGCCGGTCTCGATATGGCATGCGCCGCTGATCGCGCTGTCGACCGGCGATGCCGTGGTGCTGTGGCTGTTTACGCGCGCGTTGCTCGACGATTCATTCGTGCCGCGCTGGTGGCACGCGCTGATCTGGGCGGCGGTCTTGGCCTACAGCTTTGTCAGTTGCCTGTGGATCGCGCCGGCGGTCCACGGCCGTCCGGCTATTATCGCGGTCAATCTGCTGGCGCTTTGCTTTATCGTGCTGGCGATAGTCCAGACCATGACCTCCTGGTCGGCCGATCTGGTCGAGCGCCGGCGTAACTTGCGGGTTTTCATCGTCTGTGCAGCCTTGCTCTATGGCGGCGTCAATGTGGTGCTGCAGATCTCGATATGGGGCAGGGATGACGCTGGGATCGCCAATGTCGCGAATGCGGTCATTCTCGCCGGTCTCGTCGCCGCGATCTGCTATGCGATGATGCAGGTGAATGCCGCGGATTTGTTTCCGGCGCCCGTCGAAGCCGCAGCAAACCTTGCCGCCCCGGCCGCAATTGCCCGGGATTCCGGCGCGGATCAGAAACTGGTCGATGCGCTGATGCGGCTGATGGCTGACGAGCGCATCTATCGCCACGACAACATCAGCATCGGCACGCTCGCCACAAAGCTCGGAATTCCGGAATACCGGCTGCGGCGGCTGATCAACCAGCGGCTCGGCTACCGCAACTTCAATGTCTTTCTCAACAACCACCGGATCGAGGAAGCCAAAGCGGCCTTGGCCGATCCGTCGCAGGCCGAGGTTCCCGTCATCACCATCGCGATGGATGCCGGCTTCCAGTCGCTCGGCCCGTTCAACCGTGCCTTCAAGGCCACCACCGGCGTGACGCCGACGGAGTATCGACGGCTCAAGGCCGATGCGGCCTAG
- a CDS encoding GNAT family N-acetyltransferase translates to MIPPLKPGARLLEVSGPRIETERLILRPWHASDIAPNSAMLGHPGTARFITVDGRPVTTEIAGWRNAAVMTGHWALHGFGMFVVEEKSSGNYVGRVGPWCPPGWPGFEVGWGIAPEFRGKGYAVEAARAAIDWSFAAFEIDRIIHCIDRENVASQGVARRLGARKDGEIDLFGHVGDEWVTERAVWMQSQN, encoded by the coding sequence ATGATTCCGCCACTCAAGCCTGGTGCCAGGCTGCTTGAGGTGTCCGGCCCCAGGATCGAGACGGAACGCCTGATCCTGCGCCCGTGGCACGCAAGCGACATCGCGCCGAATAGCGCGATGTTGGGCCACCCCGGCACGGCGCGTTTCATTACAGTGGACGGCAGGCCGGTCACCACCGAGATCGCCGGCTGGCGCAACGCGGCCGTGATGACCGGGCACTGGGCGCTCCACGGCTTCGGCATGTTCGTGGTGGAGGAAAAGTCGAGCGGCAACTATGTCGGGCGCGTCGGCCCGTGGTGTCCGCCAGGCTGGCCCGGTTTCGAGGTCGGCTGGGGGATCGCACCCGAATTTCGCGGCAAGGGCTATGCCGTGGAGGCGGCACGGGCGGCGATCGACTGGTCGTTCGCGGCGTTCGAGATCGACCGGATCATCCACTGTATCGACCGCGAGAACGTTGCCTCGCAAGGCGTGGCGCGGCGGCTCGGCGCCCGAAAGGATGGCGAGATCGACCTGTTCGGCCATGTCGGGGATGAGTGGGTGACCGAACGCGCCGTGTGGATGCAATCGCAAAATTGA
- a CDS encoding pirin family protein: MSWQPSNDPVLGDPMSCDALDLVIVPRTRDLGDGFAVRRALPHGKRQMVGPFIFFDHFGPVQFVSGKGMDVRPHPHIGLATVTYLFDGSIMHRDSEGNVQEIAPGAMNLMTAGRGIAHSERTPDAQRASGQQMLGLQSWIALPAGSEEIEPSFQHYGAGDLPMISERDFTARVIAGSAFGITSPVTMVSPWFYTEVTAVAGASVPLDPDHEERAIYVVDGEVEIAGEHYEGPRLLIFRPGDRITVKALRPTRMMFLGGDALEGPRHIWWNFVSSSKERIEQAKQDWKTGRFAAVPQEHEFIPLPE; encoded by the coding sequence ATGAGCTGGCAACCCTCCAACGATCCCGTGCTCGGCGATCCCATGTCCTGCGATGCGCTCGATCTCGTCATTGTGCCGCGGACCCGCGATCTCGGCGATGGCTTCGCGGTGCGGCGCGCGCTGCCGCATGGCAAGCGGCAGATGGTCGGACCCTTCATCTTCTTCGATCATTTCGGACCGGTGCAGTTTGTCTCCGGTAAGGGCATGGACGTGCGGCCGCATCCGCATATCGGTCTCGCCACCGTCACCTATCTCTTCGACGGGTCCATCATGCATCGCGATAGCGAGGGCAACGTGCAGGAGATCGCGCCCGGCGCGATGAATTTGATGACCGCGGGCCGCGGCATCGCGCATTCCGAGCGCACGCCGGATGCGCAGCGCGCCTCCGGCCAGCAGATGCTCGGCCTGCAAAGCTGGATCGCGCTGCCGGCTGGCTCCGAAGAGATCGAGCCGTCGTTCCAGCACTACGGCGCGGGTGACCTGCCGATGATTTCAGAGCGCGATTTTACTGCGCGGGTGATCGCAGGCTCGGCCTTCGGCATCACCTCGCCTGTGACGATGGTGTCGCCCTGGTTCTACACCGAGGTCACGGCGGTGGCGGGCGCCAGCGTGCCGCTCGACCCCGACCACGAGGAACGCGCGATCTACGTCGTCGATGGCGAGGTCGAGATCGCGGGCGAGCACTATGAGGGGCCGCGGCTGCTGATCTTCCGCCCCGGCGACCGCATCACCGTGAAGGCGCTCAGACCCACGCGCATGATGTTTCTCGGCGGCGATGCGCTGGAGGGCCCGCGCCACATCTGGTGGAATTTCGTCTCCTCCAGCAAGGAGCGGATCGAACAGGCCAAGCAGGACTGGAAAACCGGCCGCTTTGCCGCGGTTCCGCAGGAACATGAGTTCATTCCGCTGCCGGAATAG